The Tenebrio molitor chromosome 2, icTenMoli1.1, whole genome shotgun sequence DNA segment TAGCACCATCAGGTCTTTTACCATCGTCTCTCAAGAGGCCACATGGTTCAAGAGAGGAGGAAATGTGGATAGAACTTAAGGCTCGCTggataatttgatttaaatctgaatgtcttgaaaatctgCCCTTATTTTTAGCACAACTAAGTCCGTGACGGCCATCATTTGAAACTGTAAAGCCGCAGTGGCAAGTatgtttctcaaaaatttcaacaccAAAGCGATTTGCTACACATATTTGTAAAATCTTGTTATCCATAAATGTACCGATGTTTCTTGAGGGAAAGGCATGAAGCCAAGCATTAGATTCCTTTCTTTGTGCGGCAAGAAAACGAGCTGAACCAATTTCATTGGCGATGATTCTTGTTGTATTGATTATATCCCAgcctttttgtaaaaatgtttccgtTGGAAATGTTTTACCATTTAATTCAATCCATAATCCAATAGCTTCTTCAGCAAAATGAACACTAACCTTTTTGTCCGTTTTTGGTAATATTTGAAAGACTAGGTCGTGAACAACATGTATTGAACCAAGGAAGGCTGGCATAGAGATATCTTGAATTTTCCTAATACCGAGACCACCATTTGAAATAGGAAGGGAAGCAAGAGTCCATTGATTTTCATTAAActttatgtttaaaaatttttgtaaactgtTACGAATAGCATTGTCTATTGATTTAATACAAATGGGAAATTTCCAAAAGGGAGATGTTCtaagtaaaaaatgtaatctttaccttaattgataattaaaaaagatattcgGATATAAACTTTTAGTAGACGAACCCTGtatatgaataataataaaaaaattggaatgaGTCCAGAATAAATTAATGATCTATTCGTTATCAATAAATATTACTCACTAAAAATTTGTAACAATAACTTGAAATATTCTAAAAATAGGAAACTCCTGACCAAACAGACAGAGTCGGTTTCTATACCGAATAAAACAATGCAGCTATACTAGAAAGTTATTTCCAACAACGAAGCGGATGAGGGATGAAACCCCAGCGACTTTGAAGGAAATCCCTCGGTTAGATTTGAGAGTCGGGCTATTTCCAGTGGATACCAAAAGCGGCCAGAAGATAGGAAGGGAGGACATCCTTAAAGAACCTTTTCCAGTGGCTAGTTCATAGACTCCGGTGCAAAGCGTTGAAAAGCAATTTGTTAACGCTAGTTGTTTACATTCCTCATTACCCTTTTGCTGCATGTAGCGGGACGCGCGTCCCTTCATGATGTTTTACATATCACCGGTCATTAGAAACCTTCGGTTAtgctttattacaaaattaattaagaagcaataaaaattattgaattacAAATTGTCGTTCTTTATGGATTCTATGCCTTGCTTTCGATCTAAAATTcgaaatgttaatttttgagATCCTAAACCACCAAAGATTTAAAAAGCTTCCTCATCTCATCATGCCGAACTGATCCATAAACGGGCCTATTCTGTAACTCgtctgttaattttaaccatccgctaataaattaatttttaacaaccgGTTATCTACAAATAACCAAAATTCTATTCTGTAAGACAAATTATTAACGGGTAGGTTAAAAAGCATTATTTTAGCGGCTAGGTTATTTTGAAGAATGAAGTCAGGCACGGAAGCGTAGAAATACATATGGCAACGTCGCAAATCACTGTCAGCTGGAAGAACAACAGTCAtaattatttgcaaaattatacCTAACCTCAACTAATAGTTGCAGACTACATTGGTATGGGCACAGACTACtcaaaaacgtgaaattgaaattaaaaatcgaccggtttttgttcttttttcacAACTCAACAGTTTATGATTTATCGAATTGTTGCATTACTTTTGCCCCTCACTGTATAAATGAAAGTAATTGGTAATTGGTaccacttttacgacaatctTCGTTAAGCGGCAATAAACCAACCTCAAGGAAtcaaaaggtcgttttaaaTATCGATAGATGCACTTTAGGTATCAACTCAAATATGTTACAGCTTGCCCattgtagcttgagctgtgagggatgcgcaaagttgaataaaaaggtcAGATAAAGAGGTCCTGGAAGCGGCAAAGAAATGCGACAAAATTTGTGAAGGGGCTGTAAGACCACTGCGCATCCGGTTGTTacagctcaagctacaatGAGAAagctgtacagggtgattcatcttttaccgccggtggcaaaattacccttaagaattgagaaaaatttatagaattgacagatttgatttgtcgaaaaatttacttacgAGTACATTTGTCGCCTTCATTCCAGTTCATGCACCAAAAGAATATTCATTGCGAATGCTATTATAATTTGGGACCGTTTTGacgtaagttaatttttaacggCTGGGTATGACCACCCGCCAAAAATTAGCAATTTgagttaaattttaacaacttttggttaaaattttggctTAGAGAATAGCGCAAtgggttaaaatattttaaccgtTGTTTTAACGTTTAACTTTTAACCAAGTGTCTTACAGAATAGGCCTGAAAAACAGTTATTTAGTTGATATTTGTTAAAACTAGTGGCATACGAATAAAATTgctcttatttttttttaatcggcATTATAATTTACATATTAGAAGAAATAATAGATTGCTGAGGGTAAATCGTTATCTTTGTGTTCTTatgtttttaacaaaaaagacaCAAATAAAACAGAAAAGGCATTTGTATACATTCTAAGCCAAATATCGGCCCagtatattttatatttaaatgaattacATATCTATTgtgttgtttctttttttcatgTGACTAAAAGCTCTTGCTCACAATGAGTCATAAATTCTTTAACAAAACAACACTAAAACGTATTATACAAAAACAACTTAAGCACGCTTTAAAATACAATGCTCTGATAAGTAATGATCTTAAAATTGCTCATCTGCTAGATGAGATAACTCTTATCGAGAACATTTTAAATAGgaaatttttcgattttaccTCTACTTATAGTATTTGTGAAGTTGACATCAACAATGTTTCACTCCAGAGTACTATTCAGTTTGTACACACTACTACAGCTATGGACGTAAGTATTCATTTCATTCATGATTCAATCAATAACACAAAAAATCAGGAAGGCTACAGGAGTAGATGATCGACAATTCCCTTCGAACTTTAAATTTGGAGTAGCAACAGCTTCTTATCAAGTTGAAGGAGCATGGGACGAAGACGGCAAAGGCGAGAACATCTGGGACCACCTAACTCACACAACTCCAGATTTAATTTATGATGGTTCCAACGGAGATATCGCCTGCGATTCATACCATAAATTAGAAGAGGATCTTGCTCTTATAAAAGATTTGGGAGTTGATTTCTACCGACTTTCTCTCTCGTGGTCAAGGATCTTGCCAACAGGTCACATCGATGGACAAATCAATGAAGCTGGTGTTGCGTATTACGAAGACATCTTAACAAAATTGCAAGAAAATGACATCCAAGCGATGGTTACATTGTACCATTGGGACCTACCCCAACCACTCCAAGAGCATATGGGAGGGTGGCTCAACGATACAATCGTCGATGTTTATGGAAATTATGCCCGACTTGCATTTGACCTTTTTGGGGACAAGGTTCAGTATTGGGCTACATTTAACGAACCTCACGTTGTCTGTCAACAAGGATACGAATCTGGCAGAAAAGCTCCTGCCATCACTAAAGCTCCCGGGATTGATCTATACACTTGCGCACACATGGTACTAAAATCGCATGCCAAAGCTTATCATATTTATGATAGTGAATACAGAGCAACACAAAAAGGTAAACTCTCAGGAAAACATTCGTCACGTTAGTTGTAATCTTTTAGGGAAGATATCTATTGTTCTCAATACCAACTGGTACGAACCCGTAAGTGATGATGAAAAAGACTTGGAAGCAGCAGAAAGGAACGGACAGTTTTCTGTATATTCATCAAAAGTAATTTAGACACACTTGTTAACAATTCTGTTATAGTTTGGATGGTTTGCAAATCCAATAGTGCATGGAAATTATCCACAAGTAATGATCGACAGAATCGGAGAAAGAAGTGAAAAAGAGGGTTTCGATAAATCGCGTCTTCCTGAATTTACAAGTCAAGAAATAGAAGACATCAAAGGCACCTATGACTTCATCGGCCTTAATCACTATACTACTTCTTTAGCTGAATGGATTGAAGATTATGAAATTGGAGAACCGAGTTCAAATAAAGATATTTCAGTCAAAGGATCTTTAGACGATTCGTGGGAAAGCTCGGCCTCGTCCTGGCTAAAAGTAAAATCATTGTCGTAccatttttattactttttaatactacaaattaatttaggtTGTTCCTTGGGGAATAAGAAAACTTACTAAATGGATAAAGGACACTTACAACAACcctgaaattataattactGAAAATGGGTTTTCAGATAATGGAGATACACTGGATGACCCCCGCCGAATAAATTATTACAGGGTAAATAAATCCAGACaccaataaaaaagaaaattaatacgttatttttacattttaggaATATCTAAGCAGCTTACTGGAAGCAATCTACGACGATGGTGTCAACGTGACGGCATACACAGCGTGGAGTTTAATGGACAATTTTGAGTGGCTCCAAGGATATTCGTAAGTTATTAAAACTATTCAACGACAGAAAGAAATATCGGaaacataacatttttcatatttcagaGAAAAATTCGGTTTTTATTCAGTCAATTTTAGCGACCCTGACCGTCCAAGAACGCCAAaaacgtcagtaaaatattacaaaactgTGCTGGAAACAAGATGCCTGGTCGAAGAATGTGTTGAATAGTTTATATGTTGATTACATGAtaacaaattgtcaaaatcattaaaaattctttaCTAGACAgcattgtaataaataaatagcaaTTTGACTAAAAACATTTAATATATGTATGTCCAAAAATGTccagaaaaaaatctgaaatattGCTTCTGCTGggaataatttttctattaaaatggTTTTGATGCAaacttttttacatttatccAACACTATAgctaaaaattcttgaaaagtTGCTAATATTGTACTGATATTAACTAATACTCTACTTCTTTCCCTCCTTCCTTTCCTCCTTCCTTCCTTCCTTcctataattaaataaatttatgacTAGATGATCTTCTAGTAATCTTGCTGACATTTCGTCTAAATGTGGATTTCCTTATAATTACTTCGAATCACCCTTCTATTGGCTTGTCTTAATAAACAacacaaatttgttttgttactCTGCGtatcacaataaaaaaattaataatatacAGCAGAACTGATCAATAGTTGTTAATAAatcttttttgataaaaaatgtaggtataaaattataacaacaaacataatgtaataataataagcgaACGATCTTCACATCACCAACATTTTGCATCGTCACTAACCAGTCATCACTTTTAACCAGCAATATCTCGTTCATTGCCGCTGTCAGTGGTCAACCACTGCGTGGGCTGTTTTCCAACTTGTTTCTGCGACTCTTCAAACTGTACTTTTAGATAGTGCAGATTCATCACGCATTGTTCTAAGCCGCTATTTCCTTTcactttcaacaaaaaaaaaatactcgtCTGTCCTCGATTCGTTATTCGCAACacttgtaaaaacacaaatcaaAAAGGCAATTTATACGCGAAACATAAAAGACTcgcattaaaaataatttattagacACACCACTGACAAATTGTTATTACAGCGTTGTCTGGTGTCAATGAGAAACGGGTAAGTCTCTTTGGCCCCTGGCGATGCGCAAGCTTTTAAGGTTATTCCACGCAGTCATAATTTACCTCATATGCGATCAAGGATAATGCCCTGATTTCGCCTCGCCTACATGCCAGAGTCTGACCGACAGCACCTCTTATTTACACCATCTTCCTTGATTAAAATACGAGAAGAAAGTTATCTGATGCACGTGCTCATCAACTCTTGACACCATCCATTTGTTgtgaataaatttcaatttggaTTGCACTTCGTGAACCAATTTTTCAGGTTTTTTCACTTTGACAACATCACATTGCAATGCCAAAtccgtaaaaaaaataaaagtgtatATCAAACGTTGCAATAACGGTTACCTTACCAACAAAACTGAAACCTTCTGGACATACCTTAACTGATCACGATAATCTTGAAATTCTACAATTCTGATGTAATTTAACTAATGATGTGTCTTCGATTGTTATCTCCTGACGTTTCCCAGAACCAGATCGTAGGAAAAAAGTGCAGATTTATGTTCTGATAAGGGTCGAACCATGATAGGTAGCGGTCAGACTGGAAATGTAAATTGTCCAGAAGAAACTGCATAAGCTATGTTCAAATCCGATCTGTGAGAATTTAATGGTCACGTGGAAATCACCGTGATGAAGAGTCCCTCGTAACTCGCATTTtaatatgtttcaaaaaaccgCTTCCGATAACGCACGCCGAAGGGTCTTTTATCTGTTATTATTAGTCTGCGTTGGATGCAGCAACCGCAGAAGAAGTTGTGTGGTTCGCATGAACCACCGACTTGTTCTACACGGTTCAAGATGCAACAAAAACCGGTTATTTATCatcttataaaataattacataggATATAATTACTGTAAGTACTCTCGCCTTAAGGTAatacttataataataaatgatggATTCTTCTCTCCACCAACATATAAAGAACCCAACTGCGCCTGCAAAAACTAGTTCTGGGTTCATGGTATGTACAGGAGAACCGTATTTATACATTTATCTTTCGACCGTTCGACGTGTAATTAAACTATTCGGATTTAGTTAAACAgtcgaaaaatgaaaaaaggaAACTTCACAGACGACTTTGGCACGAGTGCACTTTTGAATTTTCCGTGTCCGTTTCGATTGCAATTAGAACGATTAAAAGCGGCAAAAACCTACAAAGCATagttaattatatttttttgttctccAAGCAATGAATCTAATTGAGATGGAATAGCCTAAAATACATTCGAGTGGTGTAATAAATCATTCTGATGTATAGCacgattttcaaaaattccgcCTTCCCACCAAGCTCATTTCAAATTTACCGGTGACAAGATAACAAATTGTACTCTTGTAATTAGTGTACAGAACTAAAGGCACCTACAGGGCAACCGCTGAATGGAGAGTCTGGCTACTTGTTGCAGTGGCCAGTGGTCAAAATGAGCAGAAAAAATTGTGACGTTACGTCGTAGTATCGAGGCTGggtttttgtatttaaataattgtcagtATTTGTAATATACAATAGCAGTGCCACAGATGATTCGGGACACAATTCGGGACCAGTGAACGAAAAACTTTCGAGTAAATATTCTCTTTCCCGAAAAGAACTCGGTCGGatcatctttattttttcaaagaaacattttcagATCATTTTCATTTCCACGTTTCCACATAACATCGAAATCTAGATAAGTGAAgggtttccattaaaaaattgttcccATCACAATGTGTTTGACAACGGTGGATCTTAAAGGAGAATAAGGACAACGTCAGAAAAAACACTAAATTTAgcctaaaaaaaatgtaagccAAATATCTTATTAGGCATGGGTTGCGATTTGTGAAAAAGGATTTTGAGAAAGATTTCGtaaggtaataaataaatttcatacttttccaatttattaaactttttctcGATCGGTAATAGtatatctgtggcggtcgtgaaaaagtaggtaagtcgaaaatgttaatttttcagggcaacgattcaaaattccacatcattcctaaaatcctgtaattaattagaaacttctttctacctgtacttgctttcaatataagcaaattttaaactgtgaaaatctgaattatttaattccatgatttattattaaggtgtaaacatcgttaactcatttttgaaattatttgacttacctactttttcacgaccgccacagatatTACACCataagtgatgaaagtgcctGAGCAATACATGATGTACTCACGAGCGCCAGCGAGTGAGGATAGTATtgcgagttgaaaaatcgcactttgatcacgaattgtgtatactatttttccaacgtcgcttatgaaaatgagtctcaattttaaatttcttcataattattttacttccCCTGTTTTTTGAATCTTCCGGATCTGGAAtttcaattaatgcaaataacagtgttgtaaattttttatattaataattatgtaggtagtagattgttaaataaattttcctcactagtgagtttgttttctccattttcctcactagtgagtttgttttctccattttcctcactagtgatgcaaacgcctattttcctcactaaattgagtgatgaaagtatcattttcataagcgatgttggaaaaacaaatttttttccaaaccaTTTCAGTTCACCAAacatcaaaacaaaaaatgtcactcTTTCTGAATTACATACTTGAAAAAGCAGGCTTGTAAAACTTTCAGAAACCTAATCGGACTTGAAAATTGCAAACTACTcaacaaacaaaaagaaatcacaAGGTGCTAGGTCAGGACTATGAGGTCGATGTTCTAATAATTTTACCCCCGAAGGCTCCAAAAAGTACGTAATTTTAAAGCGTTGTCGTGGTGTAAAACTGTCCCATCTTTAGGACGCGATAAATTACAGCTTTCAAAGAATCTTACGAAACATATTCTTGTGTACCATTCTGTATCAACTGTGAATTGATTTTCCAAAGCAACAATTACAATAGGTCCacattgtgaaaaaaaatcatcttttTCCCTACAGTTCTAAATTACTGGTCTTTCACTGGATCATGTCGTGTAGAAAACCACCTATAAGATTCAGATTCATGTTAAGATATTTCGAAGGTAtctttctatttttcaaattttcctaACACCATTCGACGAGTTGTTGCTTGTGGGCATGAGTTGAATCATGGCGCACGCAACGAAAACCATTAAAACCACAATAAATCATATCAGTACATAAAATACGatctataaaattaaaatatttgtcttgTGCAACCATATCACATTATCCAGACGTCTGATCTAGACATATTCCATTTATTATCGTAGCAGTGACGTTTCcgaatttttgtgaaaacagTGTACCATAATTAACAGCACGAGAATAAATTAGACTCTTGTTAGCCGTGCAAAAACACTCTTTTAACGAACCCATTAACGGTACCACCATACCGAATTTCGTTGAGACACGACCAACATATGGCGGACAAATTCGCGTTTTTTGCGGCAGTTAAATCGACCacaacaacaataatacaTGGTGCTCCGTAACGGCAGTACCAGTATGATGACGAAATATACCAGAGTTATAAATCAGGCGGTCTTATCCTGCAAGAAGTTCTCTTTTGCAGCGACGGCCACGAATAACATTATGATGATGTGTTTATTTACACACAATGGTGGCGCGTCCGTAAAAAAATTCTCCGGccgattaaatttaataacttaAGTTGCGACGCAACTTTTGGTACTCCGAGACAGTGTTGCAGTGGGTTATGGGAACCGCCGACCCTAAACACACATCCTTCACCTTGCTAATACCATACCGTCTGCCTCTTGATCTTTAGATTGCACTCGCGTGATCTACCAAATTATACACTTGACCAACATACTGCagaaatatttgcaaaaagACCACAAGTGGAAATAATGATGGAGGCCTCTCCGTTAAATCGTTCTTCGAAAAGGAGTTCTTGTGGCGTTTCGTTTTATTACACGATGATAATTAGGTGATGGTCGCTTTTCGTTTTGTTACAAACTTCGAATTACACTCGACCGAATCACGTGCTTAATTACAACCACCGGAATAATTAGCTTTAATTGACCAGATAGAAATCTGGAATTATGGTTTTTATAACCTTCCAAGCTCCACGGGTTAACTCTTCGCCACGCCAATAAAATCCAGAGCTTGAGCCGAAGCTCTGCAAATTTAATTCGCGGGGTCGACATCCAGAGGCCTGACTTTGTGCAGATGTCGGGGGATCCCGAGGGATCAGACGCCGCTCCTCGTTAACTGTTTGTTCGTCCCGTTCTCCCAGCGAAGGAATTTTAATTAGCTAATTTATGAAGCGGGCTAATCCCGTCGTGGATCGCCGAAAAAGGCGCATCCGCCGTGCAAGACTTccatcaatttatttttgaattttgttaaatGAGGCCCCGCCGGAGTCGACCGTTGTGTTCGACCagtttttttgattttaatgacAGGTTCTGTTAGTTGCAGAAAACAGCTCGGCAGAATGCTAAACGGACCCACCGATCGCATTGTCGATGCCCCGCGATTCGAGAAAAACCTGGTTCGGGAATTTGTTTTTGAAGGCGTGGCAGGAATTTTTGATATATTGATAGGCTCATTTTTTGGTACCGAAAAAGCCAGCACGGGAATAATTGTGTGTAATAATGTGATATAACGAGGAACGGTTGCCATAAATATTTTCGCAACGGGCAAAAGCGTGGTCGTTCCACGAGAAACCCAATCGAATAACCTCGGGATGCTAATTAGTACCTATATAATTCCCAGAAGAGTATAACGACTCaaagatattttaaattttattaacttaCATTTTATACCgcatatttgaaaaagtttaTGGTCAAGAGAGGCTGTGAACAACAAACACGTTGAAAACATTATTAATTACACATAACTGCAGACTAAGATTCACATAATCTTAACTTTGATTTTGCGTACCACCGAAGTCAAGTAAGCGTATATCATTCACACAGGAACCGTTCTCAAaccaaaattgtttttgatattaCCGAAACTGTTATAACACATGCATACCTCTTCTTCTATTAGTTACTTCATGACCGTGTATATTGGAAGTCATAAGCTTtcaaatcttttatttttcacaaccCCTCCAAGCCAGAAATTGTTTCAGACATACCTATCTACATATTTCGCTTACAAATACAATTAGAAAATCTGTTCTTAAGATAAGTCAGGGGGAAAATGACCATAAGGGAGGGATGACCCATAGAAATGAATAATGGAGAGCAACtttgcttttttattttttctttgatttttgaagaggccaaaatttattttggcaATGATGCTTCAATTCAGTGAAACACAGACTCAGATAATGGGGTAAATTTCgatcttttgtttttattgaagACTAATAGATGAGCCTTGTTATATGGcttcaaaaaagtaaaaatcaaataatactctaaaataaaataatctcttcaaaattcaaaacattttagaaaatgaaacCAGGAAATACTCAAATAATCTTGTCCCTTGAACCAAACAGTATCCTTCGATTATGGAAAccttattattaatatttcagAAAATGGCGACTTTGCCCAAATCCTCAAAAGACAGAAGTTTGCTGTTTCCATCTCGTAAACAAccagaaaaatagaaaactgaAAGTAGTCTTTAACGAAACTACAATTAAGCATAATTATTCTCCGACATATCTAGGAGTAACTCTTGATTCATCTCTAACCTTCAAATTACACATCGAAAAGTTACGACAGAAACTGAAAACGAGAAACAACATTATACATAAACTCGCGGGCACAAGTTGGGGAGCGAATGCACACACTTTACGTATCACAGGACTAGCTCTAGTATATTCAACGGCAGAATATTGTTGCCCTGTCTGGAAGAACAGTGCACACGTGAACAAAATAGATGCTCAATTGAATAGCACACTTCGAATAATAACGGGTACTTTAAAATCTACTCCAACACCATGGCTACATGTCCTAGCGCACATTATTCCGTACGATATTAGAAGAAAATACGTAACAAAACGAATTtgggataaatttcaaaattcaccgaacatgtactccataacacaagacatggcaaatttaccaccctttagattaaaatcgcgtaaaccactttggaaagaagaatttctcatggaaccattttccaaatctgactattggaaagcagcctggcaagacgtagatattttcaataaaaatctaattgaggatcctacaaaacaacttccgggatttgacctacctaggaaaatctggtgtaaattaaatcgttttagaaccgggcatggcaaatgcaataatatgttgtttcactggaacattcgtgaaaacccttcttgtgaatgcggtgcagaaaaagaaaccatccaacacattttggaagaatgtccccttactaaattccagcaaggtttctccaaactacatctacttaccgaagacgccctaaattggctacaacaaattaaaaacatataatttaccataattattttatgaatttcgaattttaattgtaattttcttcatacgaatatatatatatatggaAACCTTACCTCACATTTGCTAACTTCTTACAAATAATGGTTTGAAAGAATTTTCATTCGTAGGCGTAATTGTTATAATCTTGAGCCGCATATTcaccaaaataatatttttatatttactaGTTGTATAATTTGGCATTTTTACTTCTTGCGCTCGggttaaaattataattgttattttgagGTTGTCGTCTTTAGCTTTGTGTTGTTGTTTCAAAAGAAGTCGTAAACCCAACTTTTAAATAAGAATTCCCCAACCTACCGACAATTAGAACAAATTGTCTTAACTTAGGTAATTTCGTTGTACATTAAATCATGGAATAATACAAACAAAAgtaagtatacagggtgttttcgaagttgaggcgttccttttaacatgtgatactatgcgttgttctaaagaattttagccaaaatcaccttagtaaaatgtgtacggcaatgaagatacaataagttaatttttttgaaatttttgaaaccggtcctgctcaaatttgcgctgatttgttagaaattagaattgacaaaaaaaaatcaaataagcatggacgttaatcaaaactacttaggaaaataatgagctcacagatatgttgcaaatgcatgggcaatgttatcacgttatcagaatgcatctgCAGCATCCAGACAGTATTGcaaagcgatttccggaaTGACACGATTCTGGGCCAggttagttattaatctagtacagcggagaaatggacaggaccggactcaaaattttagaaaacaataaaaatatacaatcaattatctccgttaatacaaacattttactaagaagatttaggctaaaattcttaagaataatgtgtagtacctcgtgttacaaggaacgcgtcAACTTCGAGAACACCCTCTATATTGTTTTCGTACTCGATGATAAAACTTAAATTTGTTCAcacgttttaaatttgtcattaaacGACAGTTATGCATTttacttaaatatttatattttattttcatatattatgcaaaaatagtatgcaaattattttaaaaaattatcgctaAATAACGGGCAATGAATATAAAATAGAGTgagttttaaaattgattgagtTTTCTCAAACAGAATTTTAATGCGTTATATTCGCGTTGAATGTAtaagtaattaaataattaatgcaaAATCTTCACACATTAACAAAGACAACCTTATACAGTTCCTGAATGACTAATGTTAAAGATAAGGAGATAGTGTTAAACATAGGTAAATCAGCCAAAAACTGGAACTATTAAAATTAAGTATTAAGTTAATTTGGATATGTCAAATTGTGACAAATGatcttttgaattttctacagggtgagcaacaataactgtttcagttggcaaaaaaaaattttacataaaattttcaagactgaattgtacctatttcggtttgttttattgacattattgacagctggtatac contains these protein-coding regions:
- the LOC138123950 gene encoding myrosinase 1-like, producing MFHSRVLFSLYTLLQLWTKATGVDDRQFPSNFKFGVATASYQVEGAWDEDGKGENIWDHLTHTTPDLIYDGSNGDIACDSYHKLEEDLALIKDLGVDFYRLSLSWSRILPTGHIDGQINEAGVAYYEDILTKLQENDIQAMVTLYHWDLPQPLQEHMGGWLNDTIVDVYGNYARLAFDLFGDKVQYWATFNEPHVVCQQGYESGRKAPAITKAPGIDLYTCAHMVLKSHAKAYHIYDSEYRATQKGKISIVLNTNWYEPVSDDEKDLEAAERNGQFSFGWFANPIVHGNYPQVMIDRIGERSEKEGFDKSRLPEFTSQEIEDIKGTYDFIGLNHYTTSLAEWIEDYEIGEPSSNKDISVKGSLDDSWESSASSWLKVVPWGIRKLTKWIKDTYNNPEIIITENGFSDNGDTLDDPRRINYYREYLSSLLEAIYDDGVNVTAYTAWSLMDNFEWLQGYSEKFGFYSVNFSDPDRPRTPKTSVKYYKTVLETRCLVEECVE